One segment of Gilliamella sp. ESL0441 DNA contains the following:
- a CDS encoding DUF1440 domain-containing protein: MFGNKTNRQIIIWTTLIGGFISALVKWGSEVNMPPRVPGEVSPPAAHIDAWLGWLGINSHSLDYAYQTAIVSGAVTLYHWLFSFAFAFVYVFIAYFWNKIRLWYGAFYGIIITVTMHGFLIPLLGFRHPAYDPEGTVGWLWNLNGYELWSEFLGHIYWGVSIEICMIAVLAYFSRPIRGEWRK, translated from the coding sequence ATGTTTGGAAATAAAACAAATCGTCAAATCATTATTTGGACAACTCTGATTGGTGGATTCATTAGTGCGTTAGTTAAATGGGGCTCAGAAGTCAACATGCCTCCACGTGTACCCGGTGAAGTTTCTCCTCCTGCAGCACATATTGATGCATGGCTTGGTTGGTTAGGTATTAATTCTCACTCGCTTGATTATGCTTATCAAACGGCTATTGTTTCAGGTGCAGTGACACTTTATCACTGGCTATTTAGTTTTGCATTTGCTTTTGTCTATGTGTTTATTGCCTACTTTTGGAATAAAATCCGATTATGGTATGGTGCATTCTACGGCATTATCATTACCGTCACCATGCATGGCTTTTTAATTCCACTGCTTGGTTTCCGTCATCCTGCTTACGATCCAGAGGGTACAGTAGGTTGGTTATGGAATTTAAATGGCTATGAACTTTGGAGTGAATTTTTAGGACATATCTACTGGGGTGTGTCGATTGAAATTTGTATGATTGCCGTACTTGCTTATTTTTCAAGACCTATTCGTGGTGAATGGCGTAAATAG
- the recN gene encoding DNA repair protein RecN, with product MITQLTINNFAIVDHLLVDFTMGMTAITGETGAGKSIAIDALGLCLGNRSDASSIRLGAERVDISACFVLDDTPAAFSWLTENQLDEGNECILRRVINQDGRSKAFINGRAVPISQLKDLGQMLIQIHGQHEPQRLLRGEYQQLLLNHYMNEPSLLNQMQQAYKQWKVARQTYEQYQASRLEREAHVQLLQYQLKELNEFSPIEGEYQQIDEEYKRLSNSEQLIQLSQQSVMLLDEADEYNVSNLLGSVKNSVQELSELDPNLSNVFNMLEEAAIQIKEASYELRHYSESLELDPARVMQLEQRLSKQIALARKHHVAPEALPELHQNLLTEFKQINQKDEQSEQLKADITKYHQFALEIAQKLHQKRLTSSKALAKKVTAIMHELSMPNGQFSIDITFDETRLNEDGADQVTFLVTTNVGQHALPLAKVASGGELSRIALAIQVLTAQKMDTPALIFDEIDVGISGPTASKVGQLLRQLGQSTQVITVTHLPQVAGQANQHYFVSKQTNSKQTSTDMQKLDNNGRLNELARLLGGDKITDATLANAKELLII from the coding sequence ATGATAACTCAACTTACTATAAATAATTTTGCTATCGTTGATCACCTATTAGTTGACTTTACAATGGGGATGACCGCTATAACTGGTGAAACCGGGGCTGGAAAATCGATCGCTATCGATGCTCTAGGGCTCTGTTTAGGTAATCGTTCCGATGCTTCATCTATCCGTTTAGGTGCTGAACGTGTCGATATTTCAGCCTGCTTTGTGCTTGATGACACACCAGCCGCCTTTTCTTGGCTAACCGAAAATCAGCTAGACGAAGGTAATGAATGTATATTACGACGAGTTATCAATCAAGATGGACGTTCAAAAGCCTTTATTAATGGTCGTGCTGTGCCCATATCCCAACTCAAAGATTTAGGACAAATGTTAATCCAAATTCATGGACAACATGAACCCCAACGTCTTTTACGAGGTGAATATCAGCAGTTATTGCTTAATCATTATATGAATGAGCCATCATTGCTCAATCAAATGCAGCAAGCTTATAAGCAATGGAAAGTAGCACGCCAGACTTATGAACAATATCAAGCATCACGACTAGAACGAGAAGCACATGTTCAGTTATTACAATATCAACTTAAAGAATTAAATGAATTTTCGCCTATTGAAGGGGAATACCAACAAATTGATGAAGAATACAAACGTTTATCGAATAGTGAACAGTTAATTCAGCTTAGCCAACAATCGGTGATGCTTTTAGATGAAGCTGATGAATACAATGTCAGTAATCTACTTGGTAGTGTTAAAAACAGTGTGCAGGAGTTATCCGAACTCGATCCAAATTTAAGTAACGTGTTTAACATGCTGGAAGAAGCCGCTATCCAGATCAAAGAAGCCAGTTATGAACTACGCCATTACAGCGAAAGTTTAGAGCTTGATCCAGCGCGTGTCATGCAACTTGAACAACGGCTATCAAAGCAAATAGCGCTTGCCCGTAAACACCATGTTGCACCAGAGGCACTTCCTGAATTGCATCAGAATTTGCTTACCGAATTCAAACAGATTAATCAAAAAGATGAACAAAGTGAACAACTAAAGGCAGATATTACCAAATATCATCAATTTGCACTTGAAATTGCCCAAAAATTACATCAAAAACGCTTAACGAGCAGTAAAGCATTAGCTAAAAAAGTCACGGCTATTATGCATGAATTATCTATGCCTAATGGACAATTTAGCATTGATATAACCTTTGATGAAACGCGTTTAAATGAAGACGGCGCCGATCAAGTTACTTTTTTAGTTACGACCAATGTCGGACAGCATGCGTTGCCCCTTGCCAAAGTGGCATCTGGCGGTGAATTATCACGTATTGCGCTAGCAATACAGGTTTTGACAGCTCAAAAAATGGATACACCGGCACTGATATTTGATGAAATCGATGTGGGCATTAGCGGCCCTACTGCTTCTAAAGTTGGGCAATTATTAAGACAGCTTGGACAATCTACCCAAGTTATTACCGTTACCCACTTACCACAAGTTGCGGGACAAGCTAATCAACACTACTTTGTCAGTAAGCAAACTAACAGCAAACAGACATCAACTGATATGCAAAAATTAGACAATAATGGACGTTTAAATGAATTAGCCCG